From the genome of Topomyia yanbarensis strain Yona2022 unplaced genomic scaffold, ASM3024719v1 HiC_scaffold_76, whole genome shotgun sequence:
tttgacttgTGGATTCtgtcttcgcgcatctctataaAAGCAGCATCTCTGGTCCTACCCTAAGTGCATATTGTACTAAAATTGTCGGCTAAGAAGATTCTTGTTGttgtttccaacaaaaacaaactgCTTCTCCTTGGCAACATTTGGAATCAAGTTTCGAATAGCAACACGTTCACCACGTAATTGTAATTGAAATTGTATCGCTTTGATGGCCTCAAAACAAACTGTTATTCACTGGTTTCGGAAAGGACTCCGTGTACATGACAATCCAGCCCTTGCAACCGCCGTCCAACGCATTTCCGATGCCCCAGCAGACCTAGTGCTTCGACCAGTATTTATTCTCGATCCAGCTATCCGCAAGTGGCTCAGAATAGGCGCAAACCGATGGCGATTCTTGCAGCAATCACTAGAGGATTTAGATAAAAGTCTCCGGAAGATTAATAGCAGGTGAGTGCAAAAATTGAACCCCCGTTTTTTATATTTACAGTTTCGTCTCAGATTGTACGTTGTCAGAGGAGATCCTACCAAAGTTTTTCCACTACTATTCCAAGAGTGGAACGCTTGTTTGCTTACCTACGAGTATGATATAGAACCCTATGCAGTTAAGCGAGATGCGATGGTACAGAAATTCGCAAATGAATATCACGTTGAAGTGTTGGTAGAAAAATCTCATACCATTTTTGACCCAAACGAAATTCTGAGCAAAAACGGAGGAAAAGTGCCATTGACCTACCAGAAATACGGTAGCCTAGCATCAACGTGTAAACAGCCGAACCCAGTGAACGTTCCTTGCAAATTGCCCGGCGGATGCCACCCAAAACAGGATAAATCGGAAAGAAAAGATTCACAATGCTATGATGTTCCAGATCTGGAAGCGTTGGGTGTACAACAGAGCGAATTGGGTGAATGTAAGTTTCCCGGTGGAGAGACGGAAGGTCTTAGGCGTCTTCGAGAGTATATGAAACGGAAAACATGGGTTTGCTCGTTTGAGAAACCGAAAACTTCTCCCAACTCTCTCGAACCAAGCACAACGGTACTTAGTCCGTATTTAAAATTTGGCTGCCTAAGTTCCAGACTATTCATGAGCGAGCTGAACAAAGTTTTGAAAGGCCAAAAGCATTCTCAACCGCCGGTGTCACTGGTAGGACAGTTGATGTGGCGTGAATTTTACTATTGTGCTGCAGCAGCCGAACCAAATTTTGACAAAATGGTCGGAAATAAAATTTGCCTTCAAATTCCTTGGATAACCAACAAAGTTCACTTGGAAGCTTGGACCTATGGGCGGACAGGTTATCCTTTTATCGATGCTATAATGCGTCAACTGCGTCAAGAAGGATGGATCCATCATCTGGCCCGCCACGCAGTGGCTTGCTTTCTGACGCGGGGAGACTTGTGGATTTCTTGGGAGGAAGGGCAACGAGTTTTTGAAGAACTTTTACTAGATGCCGATTGGGCTTTGAACGCCGGTAATTGGATGTGGCTTTCGGCGTCCGCCTTTTTCCATCAGTATTTTCGTGTGTACAGTCCGGTGGCGTTCGGCAAAAAGACCGACCCGGAGGGTCGATATATTAGGAAGTACGTTCCCGAGTTAGCTAAATTTCCTCCAGGAATTATTTACGAACCCTGGAAGGCAAGCCCGGAAACACAAGCAAAGCTGCGATGTGTTATCGGAAAAGATTACCCGAATCGAATAGTAATTCACGAAGAGATTTCCAAGCAAAATATTCGGAAAATG
Proteins encoded in this window:
- the LOC131696127 gene encoding cryptochrome-1-like codes for the protein MASKQTVIHWFRKGLRVHDNPALATAVQRISDAPADLVLRPVFILDPAIRKWLRIGANRWRFLQQSLEDLDKSLRKINSRLYVVRGDPTKVFPLLFQEWNACLLTYEYDIEPYAVKRDAMVQKFANEYHVEVLVEKSHTIFDPNEILSKNGGKVPLTYQKYGSLASTCKQPNPVNVPCKLPGGCHPKQDKSERKDSQCYDVPDLEALGVQQSELGECKFPGGETEGLRRLREYMKRKTWVCSFEKPKTSPNSLEPSTTVLSPYLKFGCLSSRLFMSELNKVLKGQKHSQPPVSLVGQLMWREFYYCAAAAEPNFDKMVGNKICLQIPWITNKVHLEAWTYGRTGYPFIDAIMRQLRQEGWIHHLARHAVACFLTRGDLWISWEEGQRVFEELLLDADWALNAGNWMWLSASAFFHQYFRVYSPVAFGKKTDPEGRYIRKYVPELAKFPPGIIYEPWKASPETQAKLRCVIGKDYPNRIVIHEEISKQNIRKMTEAYRRGKEVTGNDEKEAKPSTSKRQPDKSPELPPKKMKRENTIDRFLKR